Proteins encoded by one window of Carassius auratus strain Wakin chromosome 8, ASM336829v1, whole genome shotgun sequence:
- the LOC113106978 gene encoding ankyrin repeat and SOCS box protein 13-like: MEFEITRTRPSLFGDIAHGLGFWTDRSAVHEAAAQGRAVQLQKLIENGASVNIVAVDSITPLHEACIRGQTQCVKLLLDAGAHVDARNIDGSTPLCDACAAGSLECVKLLLEHGAMVNPPLFTFSPLHEACMGGNSKCVQLMIDEGALMEAHDCHFGTPLHVACARQHLDCVKVLLNAGANVNAAKLHETALHHAAKVKNLELIELLVESGGNVFARDNLGKKPIQYTRDGSAPALCLEFYESTPLSLQQLCRIAFRNALGKQGLGVLAQLGLPNRIICFLSYLPAPPLELFQS; the protein is encoded by the exons ATGGAATTTGAAATAACGCGCACGAGGCCTTCGCTTTTTGGTGACATTG CTCATGGTCTGGGGTTCTGGACCGATCGTTCAGCGGTGCATGAGGCCGCAGCTCAGGGCAGAGCTGTGCAACTCCAAAAACTGATTGAGAACGGAGCATCGGTCAACATTGTGGCTGTGGACTCGATTACACCCCTGCATGAGGCCTGCATTCGGGGCCAGACACAGTGTGTGAAGCTGCTCCTGGATGCTGGAGCTCAT GTTGATGCTCGTAACATTGACGGCAGCACTCCGTTGTGTGACGCCTGTGCTGCTGGGAGTCTGGAGTGTGTGAAGTTGTTGTTAGAACATGGAGCCATGGTAAATCCTCCCCTCTTCACCTTCTCTCCCCTGCACGAGGCCTGCATGGGCG GTAACTCTAAATGTGTTCAGCTCATGATTGATGAAGGTGCGTTGATGGAAGCTCATGACTGTCACTTCGGCACTCCTCTGCATGTGGCGTGTGCAAGACAACATCTCGACTGCGTCAAAGTTCTGCTCAACGCAG GTGCAAATGTAAATGCTGCTAAACTTCACGAGACCGCACTGCATCACGCTGCCAAAGTGAAAAATCTGGAACTAATTGAGCTTTTGGTAGAATCTGGGGGAAATGTTTTCGCCCGAGACAACCTTGGAAAAAAGCCCATTCAGTACACCAGAGACGGCTCAGCGCCCGCACTCTGCCTAgagttttatgaat CCACTCCTCTCAGTCTTCAACAGTTGTGCAGAATTGCTTTCAGAAATGCCCTCGGGAAACAGGGGCTGGGGGTGTTGGCTCAACTGGGTCTCCCAAAccgaatcatctgtttcctgtctTATTTACCAGCTCCTCCCCTGGAGCTCTTCCAGTCCTGA